Proteins found in one Solitalea lacus genomic segment:
- a CDS encoding Hsp20/alpha crystallin family protein: MTLVKYNPSSPSRGGWMDDFFSSSLFPNFEWGRASSTNTPAVNIRENPDNYELEVAAPGLDKKDFEVLVDNGLLTISGRKETQSEENNNNFTRREFSYNSFMRSFSLPEGVKQDEVVANYLNGILHVTLPKSEQAKAKAPRTIKIS; this comes from the coding sequence ATGACACTTGTTAAGTACAACCCGTCTTCTCCTTCCCGGGGTGGATGGATGGACGATTTCTTCAGCAGCAGCTTGTTTCCAAACTTCGAGTGGGGAAGAGCAAGTTCAACAAATACCCCGGCAGTCAATATCAGGGAAAATCCTGATAACTATGAGTTGGAAGTCGCAGCTCCCGGGCTTGATAAAAAAGATTTCGAAGTATTGGTGGACAATGGTTTGCTGACTATCTCCGGGCGCAAAGAAACCCAGAGCGAAGAAAATAACAACAATTTCACTCGGAGGGAATTTTCTTACAATTCCTTTATGCGGTCCTTTTCTTTGCCAGAAGGTGTAAAGCAAGATGAAGTGGTTGCCAACTACCTGAACGGCATCCTCCATGTCACGCTTCCGAAATCAGAACAGGCAAAGGCAAAAGCTCCACGCACCATTAAGATTTCTTAA